Below is a window of Ignavibacteriota bacterium DNA.
TGTCCCTATCGGGCGGCCGACTGCTTGTGAAAACACGGTGACCGAATAGTTTCTGTTCTGCCGTTGCAACTTCGTAGGTCCGGTTGAGCGGAGGATGGTGGCAAACTGCTTCAGTTCGATTTGCTGTCCTTTATTATTTTTGAAGGAAAGATTTTCGATGTCCGAAATTTTCGAGCGGTCGAATTGGTCAAGCACGATGCGAATCGGATGCTCGGTCGAACCTTCGCGGAATTTTGATTCATCATCGCCGCTGAACGCGATGCGAAGTGTCACTCCGATTTCGCCGAGCGTCAATCCGAGGTTCGACATTTTTTCACGGTCAAGGAGAATGCGATGTTCCGGTTTTCCTTCTTCCGAGGAGAGACGAACATCGGCGGTTCCGGGAACGGTTCGCACAACCTTCATCACTTTCTCCGCTGAAATGCGAACCTCATCATAATTCGGTCCGCTGACAATCAACGCGATGGGTGTTTGATTGGCAACGCCGAAAATTCCAATCGGATTGACACGCACTTTCACACCGGGAAGTTCACGCACTTTCTTTTTGATTTCAACAATCAATTCGTCAGTTGATTTTGTTCGTTCGGATTTCGGAACGAGCGCAATGTTCAACTCGGAAACATTGTTGGATGATTGTCCAATCAATCCTTCCGACGAAACGCCGACATTGACAAACATTTTCGAAACTTCGGGAAACTCCGAAATGATTTTTTCCACTTCCTGCGTAACATGGTTCGTGTGCTGAACTGTCGAGCCGGATGGAACTTCGATTGTTACCGCAAACTCGCCCCGGTCGGCAACAGTCATAAATTCACTTCCGACAAATCCGAGCGGAACAAGCGCGAGTGAAGCAATCATCAACGCAGTCGTGGATAGAACGACTTTCCATTTGTGATTCAAACTCCATTTCAAAATGTGAATGTACTGTTCAGCGAATTTGTGGTACATCCGTTCAAACCATAATGCGAACTTGCCGAGAATTGTATCTTTCGTCAGACGCTCTAACTTTGCAAACCGTGAAGCGAGAAGCGGGGTTACCGTGAATGAGACAAACAGACTCATCAGCGTCGAGATGACAACGACGAGCGCAAACTCACGCAAGATATTTCCGACCAAACCGGAGACCAACGTAATCGGCACGAAGACGACCACGTCCACCAGCGTAATCGAAAGCGCTGCAAACCCGATTTCGTTTCTTCCTCTCAGCGCGGCTATCCGCCGCTCGTCTCCTTTTTCAAGATGCCGGTAGATATTTTCCAATACAACGATGGAATCATCAACCAAAATTCCGATGACGAGCGAAAGACCAAGCAAGGTCATGATGTTCAATGTCATATTAAACAGGTACATGCCGATGAACGTCGCGACAATCGAAGAGGGAATAGCAACCAGCACGATGAGCGAGTTGCGGATGCTGTGCAGGAACGCAAGCATCACGAGCGCAACAAAGAGTATTGCAAGAGCGAGGTCTTCCTTCACTGCGTTCGCCGCGTCGATGGTAAAGAGCGAACCATCCTGCGCAATGTCGAACTTGAGATTAATGTCTTTGTAGTCCGCTTCGATGTTCGGAAGTTCTGCGCGAACTAATTTGCTAACGTCCACCGTGTTCGCGTCGGATTGCTTTTGCACCATGACCCCGACCGAACTGACGCCGTTAATGCGACTGAGTGTTGCATAATCTTTCCGCCCGTCTTCAATTTCGGCAACATCGCTGAGATGAATTTCGCCCCCATCTCTTGAATGACCGATGACAAGTCGTTTGATTTCTGCAAGCGATTGGAATTTTCCCGCGAGTCGAACAACAAACTGTTCATCCGCATCATTGATTTTTCCTGTCGGGAAATCCATGTTCGATGTTTTGATGAGTTGCGTTACCTGCATGAGCGAAAGTCCGTACGAGCGGAGTTTCTGCGCGTCGATGTTTACTTTGATTTCACGCTCATCGCCGCCGACGAGCGTGATTTGTCCGATGCCTGCAAGTTTCGCGATGCGCGGTTGTACTTTATCTTTTAATATTTGATAAAATTCTCTCGACTCGATATTTGCCGTTGCGCCCATGCGAAGCACCGGTAGTTCATCAAGCGCGAACTTGGTTACGGTCGGTGTTTTCACGGTTGAAGGAAGCCGCGAAGCAACCTCGCTGACTTTTCTTTGTGCATCCTGAAGAGCAACGTTGATGTTTGCTGTCATCGAAAACTCGATGGAGACAAACGACACGCCTTCGGAAGAAGTCGCATACACGGTTCCAACCTTGTCAATGCCGGAGACCGCATCTTCGATAATCTTTGTCACTGAAGCTTCTACCTCGCTCGGCGACGCGCCCGGATAGACGGTGACAATAGTTACCCACGGCGGCGTCACGCGCGGAATTAATTCATATTTTAGTTGATTGTAACTGAACAATCCCAACACCGTCAGCGCCGCAAAGATGACGACGATGAGTGTCGGACGTTTGATTGATAATTCGGTTAACGTCATAACTTGTACCTTGAACTGCTTAGTTATTTTCTGATTCGTTTGACGAGCCGCCCCCTTGGGACTTCGCGATGCTAACTTTTGAACTATCCTTTAAGTTGAACTTTCCGCTCGTAACAAGAAGTTCATCACCGTTCAATCCGCTCAGCACTTCCACAGAGTTTGCTGACTCACTTCCGATGACAACATCCCGAAGCACCGCTACATTATTTTCAACGATGAACACTTGCGGTTTTTTCATTGTCCCGACCAGCGCATCACGCGGGATTGTCATTGCCGTTCGTTCTGTTCCGGATGTGAACTGAACACGCACGAACATTCCCGCCTTCAACGGATGTGTTGATGAGTTCGG
It encodes the following:
- a CDS encoding efflux RND transporter permease subunit, which produces MTLTELSIKRPTLIVVIFAALTVLGLFSYNQLKYELIPRVTPPWVTIVTVYPGASPSEVEASVTKIIEDAVSGIDKVGTVYATSSEGVSFVSIEFSMTANINVALQDAQRKVSEVASRLPSTVKTPTVTKFALDELPVLRMGATANIESREFYQILKDKVQPRIAKLAGIGQITLVGGDEREIKVNIDAQKLRSYGLSLMQVTQLIKTSNMDFPTGKINDADEQFVVRLAGKFQSLAEIKRLVIGHSRDGGEIHLSDVAEIEDGRKDYATLSRINGVSSVGVMVQKQSDANTVDVSKLVRAELPNIEADYKDINLKFDIAQDGSLFTIDAANAVKEDLALAILFVALVMLAFLHSIRNSLIVLVAIPSSIVATFIGMYLFNMTLNIMTLLGLSLVIGILVDDSIVVLENIYRHLEKGDERRIAALRGRNEIGFAALSITLVDVVVFVPITLVSGLVGNILREFALVVVISTLMSLFVSFTVTPLLASRFAKLERLTKDTILGKFALWFERMYHKFAEQYIHILKWSLNHKWKVVLSTTALMIASLALVPLGFVGSEFMTVADRGEFAVTIEVPSGSTVQHTNHVTQEVEKIISEFPEVSKMFVNVGVSSEGLIGQSSNNVSELNIALVPKSERTKSTDELIVEIKKKVRELPGVKVRVNPIGIFGVANQTPIALIVSGPNYDEVRISAEKVMKVVRTVPGTADVRLSSEEGKPEHRILLDREKMSNLGLTLGEIGVTLRIAFSGDDESKFREGSTEHPIRIVLDQFDRSKISDIENLSFKNNKGQQIELKQFATILRSTGPTKLQRQNRNYSVTVFSQAVGRPIGTITDDIKKALTAVELPHGVAILYQGDEKNRAEGFVSLFLALAAAILFVYMIMVALYDSYIYPFVVLFSIPVAMIGAILALALTMKSLSIFSMLGVIMLIGLVAKNAILLVDRTSQMQKDHGMSAEDALVDAGQTRLRPILMTTASMIVGMSPIAFSMSPGSEWKSGLAWALIGGLTSSLLLTLVLVPVVYIKVDEWRVTFPAFIRRLFRKQVRQETSEAMPELTPVVEFSESK